A segment of the Felis catus isolate Fca126 chromosome F2, F.catus_Fca126_mat1.0, whole genome shotgun sequence genome:
tgaggccttggGGCCGCACCTGGAGGGCAGACAGGAGCTCCTCCAGGCCAACACGGCCAATCTCAGGGTTGGCAGACAGGTCCAGTGAAATgagtgaggggcaaagaggaagGCATCTAAGAcaacaagagaagaaataaaggggTCAGCCTCTAGGGAGGGAGGCCCTCAGTACTGCAGAAAGCTGCCCCAGACAAACCACAGCTCTGGGAGCCATAGGCCAGGCCCTATAGGCTCTGCCCCAGTATGCACGGGTGCAAGTACTTCTCTAGGGCCAGCTGGACACTGCCAAGGGCCAGGACCATAGTGACCAGGCCTGGGTATATGCCTCCCTGGCTTGGGTGCCCAACACCGCCAAGAGCCAGCTGAGGCTGGAGGGTCATGAGTGGCCCCGGTATGGGCTGCTACAACAAAGGGTAATCGGAAAGGCTGTCAGGAGCCTCAGGAGTACGGGAAGAAGAAACACAAGGAGGCAGGCTTGAAAGCTGGAAGGAGTGAGGGGAAGAAGCTGTTACTACCAGTTGTTACTACCAGGGCCTCGGGTAGGTCCCCAAGctcacctcccttccctgcccaacCCAGCACTCCAGGGTACTGGGACTTGAGATCAGACTCCCTCAGAATAGTGCAGGAGTGGGTGGCACAGCATTACCTGCTCAGTTCTCTCACCGCCTTGTCGCCCAGGTGGTTTGCAGACAGGCTCAAGTGAGTCAGAGCACAGCCTTCCTAGACACAGCAGAGGCCCAAAAGGAGTAAGGTTGAGTGGGGCACCtaccctctctgcctcccagtAGAGGACCCAAACCCAGGTCAGataccttccttcttcctcagaaACAAGGGGCCAAAGACTGCCTGACCCCCAAGGCACCAGAGGGGAGCAGCATCCCTTCAAtgtgaaaatcaaaaggaaacgCCTCCCCTTCTAAGTCATACCCGACATGTGAAAATCACAGGGATCAGCCCCACATGGAAGAGTCAGGGGACAGAGCCCTAGGAAGCCTGGCCAGACCTTGGGATCTGCCTGGGGTCCCAGGCACCTTTCCTGCTGGCCAGGAATTCACAGCCCGAGGCAGGCAGCTCTCCCAAAAGCTTCACCCACAGCTGTTCTTTCTGAACCTGCAACCCTCTTCCCAGGCTGCTCCTACCCCTGCCAGGTCTCAGGTGCGGAACTGTAGCCCGGACAGCCCAGCCTTGCTTTGCCatggcaccccccacccccacccctctcccaccagCCGCATACATACCTTAGTCAGGAATCTGACCACAGGCTCCACGAGGTCTGAGTCACTCTTGCTAGCTGCCACAGAGCTAAGCTCCAGGCGCTGGAGGGTGTGAGCGGGCAGGCTCCGCAGGGCCTGGGCCAAGGCACTGGTGCCCAGGATGTTGTAGGACAGAGACAGTGTCTTCAGGTGCTTGGCATCTGCACGGGGGACCAGAACCACTGTCAGCCACACACGGTCACCAACCCAGCCCAGCTGCAGTCCTAGGTCCAACACCTTCATGATCCCTCTGGGGAAGCTATCATCCCTGAGATTTTGTGCATGCAGAACTGAGGGAACTCCCACCTGGGGTTTcccaggcagggaggggacagggccaGACTCCTGagcccaccctctccccaccatcTCTGGGCTACCTGCCTCCCCCAACCCAAGCCAGGACGGAGTACCTGAGACAGGCCCTGGGCCAGGGTGTCTGTGAATGATGGGGTGGGGTTGGAGAGCACCTCCTGCTGCCCTAatcccagcctctcctctgctgttGCTCTCACATCCCCAAGCCCCACTTCCTAGCCCACCACTTCTGCAGAAAGGCCCCCTGGAGGACTCCTAGTTCCCAGTCTCTCAGTACTGGGGCCACCGCTCTCCACGGCCTCGGTGTACGTGGTGGGATCATCTAAGGCAAACGGAACGCTAAGAGCTGGTGAGAATAGGGAGACAGGGACAGCGGCCCATGGCATGTCCTAGGGGAATGACCCGAGCCCAGGAAGACCTAGCACATCCACCTATGTGCTCCTAGACACCACGCCTGGTCGCCCGGGGCCCCTCTTGCTCAAGGCTCTCTGTGCCCCTGGACATGCCCTTCTGATGGCAACTGGAACTCTGGGGCCAGGGAGTGGACATGCCCATCAGCTCACCTTGGAAGGCACTACCTAGGGCTGCCTGGTGGCTCAGGAAGAAGCTGGGGCCAAAGCCACAGGCCTGGAGATGCAAGGTACTGAGTGAGGGGCAGGCCTGCAGGATGAATGCCAGGGCCTGACCACTGCCATCCCCGAGAGGGTTCATGCTTAAGTCCAGCTCCTCCAAGTTCTGTGGAAGACATGGGCCCCCTGGAGAATCTGGTCTCCTTGCCATCCCAGAGCTGGGCAGAGGTCAGCACTCGCCACTGCACCTTCCCACCCAACGACGGGCTGATTGCAAACGTTCTGATGCCGCCCTGTTGCCAGCCTGCTGCTCCCCATGCCTCTACCTGCAAGGTGGTCTGCCCCAGGAGGCCTGTGGCAAGCTGGCGTAGGCCTTCAGGGCCCAGGTGATTGGAAGAGAGATCAAGGAGAATCAGGCCAGGCATGGTGCCCAGGGCGGCCAGCAGCTCAGCAGCACATCCATCCCCCAGCCGGTTCCCTGCCAGGTGCAGCTCCCGGAGAGCTGCGTGCAGCTTCAGGGCCCGCAGCAGTGGGGTGAGCTGGGTCTGGCGCAGGGCCAGGGAGCAGGCGCTGAATGAGGGGCCCGAGCCCTGGCACTCCATGGCCTGGAGCACCTCCTGGTGCTCCTCTGGAGGGAGGGATATAGCGTCACCAGGACCAGAACCTGCCGTTCTGCCCTGGGAATCCTGGGGGGTCAAACCAAACATCTCCCTCCTCACTCATGAGCCCTGGGACACCCCAGAGGTGCTGCAGAGCCCAATCCCACAAGCCTGTGGGCCCAGCATCACTTGAGCCCCCACGCATGGCTGGTGGGTGGGGATGTCCCTTCTCTGACTTGTCAGGTCCTCTCGGCAGGGCTCCAACCTCTGTCACCGCCATATCTCAGGGCCCAAGGCAAGCTCCCTTGGAGAGCCACCCTGGACCTACCCTTCAGTGGCTCTGGTGACTCTATGCCATCCCGCCTCCCACAGGGCCAGTGTTGGGGACCACCCACATGTGTGGGCACTGGGCAGAGGAGGAAAACCTGAGGCCAGATGTCAGGGGGAGGGTGCCTCGGTGGATATCTAGGGCTCGGGACATTAGGCCCACAGACCTGGGAGTGGCACAGGAAAGTGGACCATGAACACCCAGCGCCTCTGCCCAGGCCACTTGAGGCTCTCCTGGGCTCCTACCTTGCTGCAGGCTCTGGCAGGCCCTGCGGTAGCGGTCAGCCAGCGGGGGGAGGTCCCACGAAGTCACCTCAGCCAATACCTGCAAAGCACCGTCACTAAACAGCCCCGGGGGCCCCCCACGCTGGGGGCTCTCCTATGCTCAGGGCCCAGGCTCCTACCACTCACCTCCTCGTTGCTCTGTAGCACATCAGGGATGGGGTCCTGTGGGGCCAGCAAGGCTCCCTCCTTTCGCAAGACGAGCCTCGGCAGCAGCCCACAGGCCTGGCAGTAGCGCTGGGCAGCCTGATCAGCCAGCCAGGCCACAGAGTGGACCTCCCTGCTGCAGGGACAAAGGGGAAGCTGAGCTGGCCGGGTCCCTGCACACACTGAGGAAAAGCCTCTAGGGTCCTGCCATCTCTAGGTCTATAGCTCTTCTgtctggctccctcccctcccctcccgctgcCCCTGCCCAGGACATGCCCGTGCTCTCTGCAGCTCTTCCAAGCTTTTCCTAGGGGCCACGGGGCCTGACCTAACCACTCCAGTGCCCTGTCTATGCTCCTGCGGGGCACTCTTGCCCTGGCCTGCAACCTCATGTCAGCTATGGTAGGGCCCCTGGACAGCAAGGTGACGCAAGTCAAAGTAAGCCCTTGTGACCCGCGCCATCTGATCTGCAAACATGAGGGTTCTCCCAGGGGTGCCGGGGAAGCTGGGACTCGGAGCGCATGTGACGCCTTACCTGTGTGGGACGGGGATGAGGAAAAGACTGTCCTGAACTCGCACTCGCACCCGGATGGGAGGGGGCAAAGACGGACCctgctgggtgggggcagggcacaaCAGCCTCAGTCAGAAAACACAGCCGTCTAGCCTCactgcccccactgcccccacccaggGAGTGCACCCACCGAGGGCTGGCCCGCCACAGGGCTCTTCTCCCCACTGGGCCCCGAGGCCCTGGAGACATCCGGGCTCCATGGAGGCTCTGCAGCCGAGCTACCGTCTCCACCTGCCCTGACCAGTGCACCGCAACTCCTGAGACGGGGCAGCCGGCTCTGCCTGGCCCGGGCCCGGGGCCTGCTGGAGCTCTTGTTGCCTGACCCCGAGGCACTACGACCGGTACTGTCACCACTGCCTGGGGAGCGGGGCAGATGGCCATCCTGGCGGCTGTGGAGCAGTGGTGAGTCGTCCTCCAGCCAGTCTGAGGCCAGACACTCCTCTTCAGGGATGAGCGCTGGCCGTTGCAGGGTGGCCTCGCCTGGACCCCAAGGCGGGCCGGACCCCAGGTGGCAGCTCTGGGCACTGCCCACGCCTCGGACGCCCACCCAGGGAGCACTCGCTGCCGCCGCCTCCCGGTTGCTGGTGGATCCGGGCGTCCGGGCTTTGTCCTGTTGTGGCTGGACAGAATGCCGGGGCCTCTTCTGGTTCGGTCGGGGGGGGCCTGGGTTGTCCTCACCCTCTGAGCTGCTACTGCTGGCCAGTTTGTGCCTGCTCCTCCGAGGCCTGGTCACAGCTGGAACTGTCTGCCCCAGAGAGACCCTGGCACGAGCCTGAGAGGTCTCTGGGGGTCCTGGGCAGGGGCTCGAGGGAGGAGAGACCTCAGGGTCAAACAGCTGGTTACGTGGAAGAGCGTGGGGAGCCTGGGAACCGTGGGGAGCTGTGGGGGGATAGAATCTCGTGTGAGGCGGCGTCCGTCACTACCCAACCACCCATGCTAAGACGTCACTTGGAATCAGGGCCTGGGGCACTCTCAGGTCAGGGAGAGCCGTCCCCAGGGGCAGACGGTCTGTACTTGCCTCGGCCTGAGGGGGCCGCCCGGAGCAGCCTCTCCATGGCACCAGCCTTCTCTCGGGTTTCGCTGTCCAGATCCTTGCCATACAGCCTCACCCACTGCTGCAGTGTCTCCAGCGGGCTGTGCCCCTGCGTGGCGGTTGGCTGAGCAGGGCCGGCAGGAGCACCCCACCCGCCACGGCCTGGCCTGTACCCCCACTCACCTTCGTGGTTCGGAGTGTGACTGACGCTCCCCGTTCAATGAGCAGTTCAGCCACCTCGAAGTGGCCGCAGTTGAGGGCATCGTGCAGAGGGGTGATGCCTTCACAGCCCTGGCCGCCTGGGTCATCTACCACAGCCCCGTGGTCCAGCAGGAAGCGGACAATGTCTGTGGGCCAGGAGATGTGAGCTAGCTCCCAGCCTTTGTTGGCCCCCGTCCTTGGCACGTACCAGCCCCGTACTCACCCAGATGCCCATAATTGCAGGCCTCATGCAGGGGTGTCCAGCCACAGTAGTCCCGAGGGTTCAGGGGGTGGCCCTGAGACCAAGGATGGGAAGGAGCCTAACCTGAGTATCCCTCAGGCTGGCCTCACCGTGGGGCTCTGAGGTCCCAGGAGAGCCAGGGCCTGGGTCTGGGTCTCAGAACTCAGAACGGGCCCCGTAAGTCTACCCTcaggcctggctctgccctggCCTAGGTCCTAGCGGAGAGAGATGGTCCCCACACAAGATGCATCATCTCAGGGAGGCCCCTGAAGGGACTTGGGCAGGCCCAGCAGCCACGATGCACCCTGCAGCCCCCATGCCCTGCCCTATCCCCTCAGGGAGACAGTGCACCCCAGGAGAGAGTCCCCATGACCCACAGAGTAGCTAGAACGAGGCAGCAGACCCACCTGCCTTACAAGGTCCTGGACACGACCCAGGCGGCCCTCGATGCAAGCTCGGTGTAGCAGAGTCTCCCCAACATCATTGCGCCGGTTCCACTGTGGACAGTTGTCCCAGGACAGGAAGCAGAGGTGTGAGGGGACCAGGCAGTCCTggcaagcatgggagggacacACGCAGTACCCCCACACCATCCTCACCTTGTTCACCGTCTGCCGGCCCAGGCAGGCCCGCAGCTCCTCGTCCTCCTCCGGCTGCTGGGACCAGCCCTCAGCATCACCCTCTGGAACAGAGCCCGGCCCACTCCACGTAAGCCAAGCCCCCCCgtccccaggctcccctgaccttccaggcctggaggaggggggtCCAGTGTGGACTGCTATTCCACTCCCAGCCCTGTCCGTGGTTGTTCCTCACTCACAGACCCCCGGCCCACAGGGGATGCACCCGACCTTTCTGCCCACCTGACCCCTATCCATCATGTGCTAACCCCATGCCCAGACCCCTCTGGAtctccccaccccagacttcTGTCCCCTCCTGGGAAGCACCCTTGTTGGGCCAAGTCACGCTTACATTACAAATAGCTCATCCCGTGAGCCCAGGTGCCCTCCACCTGCACGTGCCTGGCCTTCCTGTCTGCATCTGCCTCCCCCAACTCACTTGGCTGACCCCACTCCTCTTCTCTGCTCTTGTCCTCTACTCCCTCTGCTGCTAGTCTTTGCTAGAACCTTCTTCTACTTCACGGGCTCCTCTTACGTGACCACTTGCTGAGTGGTATTACCTATAGTTCCTGCTTTGGTCCTCTAACTCTCCTCTGGCTGCCTACACCCACATACCGGTGACACGCAGCCTAACCCCCTTCTAAAACATGGCATAACCTTCCCACAGCCGTTGGCCGCTCACTGAGAGGTTCTGGAAGCCCCTCAAATTCAAAACTGAACTTGTTCCTTGTGGCCCCAGGGACAggtctcccacctcccacctctcagCCAGAAGTGAGCCACCGGCTGCACCCACCAGCCTGGCACCCCCTGGGTGATGGCTCCAGCCTATCCTGCACGCCCACCTCCCACAAGGCTGACCCTGCCAGCCTTGAGAGAAAGCCTGCACCAGCTCTCAAGGGTTTCAGGAAGTGCTGAGCTCCTGTGCCTGGCAGCCAGCGTGCTGTCTCCACTCCCCTCTTGTCTGCCCTGTACCCTCCTCTCGTGGTGCCACTTCTCCAGGTCTGACCCTGCACCTCCTTCCCCAGCAGGTACCCACTAGCCTTCCCATCAATGACTCCCCCAGGAAGGTTCCGGAGCTGCCccagagccccccgcccccactcccctcTTCCATCTACCAGCACAGACCACCCTTCCTCCACAAGGCTGAATCCTCCTGTCGCGAGCCGGTGAGCAGCCCCAATGAAGACTCCACCCTCGCCcggcccagcccagggcccagccccagcAGGTGTCAGGGAGGAAATGCCACGGGCAGCTGGCATAGGGGCCAAGGCAGCATTCGGGCCTCACCACTCTCCGAGAGCTCCACGTCGCTGGCCTCGGGGGTGTCAccatcaccctcctcctccttatCCTCGTCCTCCTCCTGGTCTCTGGGCACACTCAGCTCCTGCAGCCTGGCTTCAGTGCCAGGGGCCTCCTGGGGCTGCAGCCTTAGCTGCACGCTGTGGAGGTGCTGTAAGACCTGCCTCTGAGGGGCAGGAGATGCCCAGTTCAGGGCTCCAGGGGCACTAGACACCCTGAAcggggagatgggggtgggggacgagGACAGGCAGGTCGCAGGAAAGCTGCACTGGGGGGTTCCACGTGCGTGGATGCGCTTCTGTACCTGCAGCTGGGGCCGCTGGGCCTGCTGGGCACAGCTGAGAGCCTTTTGGAAGCATGGTGCCAGCAGCTCATAGGCATCGCCGGCCTCCTCTCGGGATAGCGCAATGTTTAACCAGGTCTTGGCCTcctggagcaggaggaggagggatgagCTTTGTGGCTGCTGTCCGCCCCATGGAACTGGCCCCGGCCAAGGCCCAGCTCCCACTGCTGCCCCCACGAAACAGGAGGACGGCAGCCCTAGAAAGGGAATGCCTGTCCACACAAACACTCGAGAGTGGCGGTCCTGAGGCAGAGCCGTGGAGACCTACTCGCATCGCCCCTCTGCACCCCGGGTGGGACCGGACGCCATTACTGCTCACCTCCAGGGCGTCGCCACCACGCAGCCTCAGCTCCTGTTCATAGTGGGACACGGCCCGGCGGTGGTCCTTCATGTCTCCCAAGGTGGCGGCCAGGGACACGTGGATGACGGCCAGCTCGGGCCCCGGCCTGCTTAGCAGTTCTGCAAAATACAGCTGTGGAGGCAGTGACAGCGAGGCCAGGGCTGCCTCACACCCCACCAGCCCAGAGTGTCACGACCGCCCCTTTCCTCCCGCCCCAGCAGGGGACGCACACCTGCTTCTGGTAGGCCTCGGCCGCCTTGGGGAAGTCGCCTGCCTTAGAGAACAGGTCCCCCAGCTGCTCACAGATGCCCATGGCACGCTGGGGGTCACTGGCCTCCGACTCTTGCAGCTGCTGCTGCAGCTGGACCACTGCCAGCACTGCAAGGAGAGCCTTAGTGAAGAGGGGACACAGCGTGGGGCTCCGACCCAACCGCCACCTGTGACTCATGTGCCCTGGGTGGGCCGTCCACTGTCTCTAGGCCTCTGCTCGCCCCTAGGTAAGGGGGCAGTAACAAAACACACCTCGTGGACTTGCTGCATGGATCAGGAAACTAGTAACTGACACCTTGAAGAAGCACCTGGCTCACAAGGGGAGCTACTAGCTCCTGCCACTTGTCAGTCCTCACGGGCCACACGCGCCGTCTGCTCTCCCATCCTCTCTGGCAACACTTTCGTCTCCGCCTTGCCAAAAAGATCCTGGCTCGTCTATAAATGCCCAGCCAGCCTCCTGAGCACCCTCAATGTGTCCCTCAGTGTGTCCCCCTCTGACACACCATGCTGAAGGCTCTGAGAAATGGGGGGCTCTCTTCCCAacaagaagggggtggggagcaggaaaaGGCCTCACACTGATGCCGCCATCTCCTCACCCCTTCCGGGGGAAGTTCAGCACCCTGGGTCCCCTTCCAAGGCTCACCATATTTAAGGGTCCGGCAGATCGCTGCCTTCTGCAAAGGCTTCTGAAAGCCCAGCCTGTAGGCTTTCTTCAGGGCTCTTTTGGCAGCCAAAAAGTCCCCCAGGTCTTGGAAGatctggggagaaaagaaaggtgagATTGCAGGCTCCCTGGAGCCCGAGCCCCTCGGCAGGGAAGGCCCAGAGTTGTAAGTGGGCACCTGGGAGATGAGCACGCAGCAGTCACTCTCCATGAGCTCCTTCCTCAGGGCACGTGCGCACTCACGGGCCCCCTCCAGGCAGCGCATGGCTTGGGAGTGCTGCCCTCGGCGCCAGTGGATGGCACCCAGGTTGTAGCGGGCACGGAATAGGTCCTCGTAGAGGCGGTTCTGCCTGTGGGAGGCGACAGGGCTCAGAGTGACTGGGGGCACCCAAGCGCTGACATGCAGCTGCTGATGCTAAGCCAAGCCTGCTCTATGCCACAGATGTGCGGcaggtgagcagggagggcaggcgGTGCTCTCTCAGGAGGCTCCTTCCTCCAGGGGCGGAGGCCTTACTCGGCAAGGAAGATGCTCTTCCGGAAATAGTCATTGCACGGGGCCATCTGCTGCAGGCTCTCGAAAGTGAGGCCCAGGTTGAGGTAGAGTCGGGTCCTCATCTCACTCAGCTCTCGCTTGGTCAGCGTCCCTAGAAGATGCCCCCACGAATCCTCAGTGCCTCATCCCCACTTGGGGTATCTAACTCGGGGTCTGTgcagcctctcccccacccctcttcctgtctcttgCTGTGGTGACGAGCTCCTGCTGTAGACAGAGCGTGGGAAGGAGCAGACAACGCCCAGATGTGAGGATGTGGGGAGCACAGGCCATGCACTTCCTCATGGGAGGCTTTAAGGACAGATCTCAGCCTAGCAAAGGGTGGGCCCAGGCAAGTAGAACCCACCATACAGACAGAGCAGACACTGGAGCTGTGGCCTCCTCTGCTAGCAGGTCAGGAGGCAGAGGTTGGGAAGGCCTGGCCTCTGAGGGCCCTCACCCTGCAGCTTCTCGTCCACAATAGCCAAGCTCTTCTCAAAGGCAGTCTGTGCCTGCAGCAAGGCGTCCTGTGACTGACAGTGGTCATAGATGTCCAGGTAAGTGCGGCCAATGGTGGCCCAGGCCCTCTGCAGCTCAGTATGATTAGACAGGGAACGGGCCAGCTCCAAGTAGCGGTGCTGGTGCTGGGGTGCAAAGGAATGGCCATTGTGAGCCAGCTCCCACCTCAAGCAAATCCCATATGTACCCCAACTCCAGGAGGCGCCTACCTCTGCCAAGGAGAACCCCCTACGCCCCTCAAATCCCCACAGAGCAGGACAAAGCCAGGCTGCACAAGTCCCATATCCTCTGTGCCACGGGCTGCCTGTGGGGACAGCGGTGCCACACTCCAACCAGCCATCATCATCATATGGAGGAGACGCTGACTGGGAGTTAGCTGGGCTGTTGCAGCCCCACTCGCCAGGACCCGAGCAGGCCCTTTGTGGACAGTTGTGCCAACTCCCCAGCTGGCCCACAAACACAGCTCAAGTGTTATGTTTGTTAATGGTTTGTGGGGCCAGACTCCCAGGCTATGATGTGCCTACCCAAAGACCAGACTACAATTCCCTGACACAGGGCTGCCTGAAGAGGCCACGTCCAAGCGTGTCCCCCTCTAGCCAGAGGCCAAGACAGTGAAAACTGTGCTTCTCTCCTCAGAAAGGGACCAGCTCGAAGTGTGGGCTCTGCAGGGCCGGGTGTGGTCAGCAtgtgtgctgggggtgggagtgggctcTGCCCACCTTCAGGGCAGCTGAGTAATCCTCCAGCTCAGCCAGTCGCTCTCCGATCTTGCGGTGGGCCACGGCACAGCCCAGAGGGTCATCGATGCTCTCCAGGAGCTGTAGCTCATGCTGGTGCTCTCGCAGGGCCTCTGCGTAGCGGCCTGGGCAGGCAGGCGCGGCAGGCTTCAGCCCTGGCTGGGCAGTCGGCCAGAGGCTGCGAGGGCGAGCGAAGGCGAGCGAGGGCGAGCGAGGCCGTGGCCGGCCCTGGGCGGCCGGCTCAGCAAGGTTCCTGGCCCCTGCCCTCGGCCTTcccccccgcctccgcccccccccccccgtccccgctGGCTCACCCGGTCCCCCATCCCTTCCTACCCCCCAGGGCTCCGACCTCCAGCCCTACAGTTCTCCCGGCCCTGGACCACAAGATGGGCCAAGGCTGGGGCACGTACCATGGCTGGCCAGGAGTTCCCCCAGCTGGTGGGAGAGGGCGGCCTCGTCCCGCAGCTGCCCgcttctctgggccttggccTTAGCCTTGCTCAGctctgcagagagagggagacgaggcAGGGACGCTAAGCTTCTTCGCCTGAGTGGGCCAGACCCTCCCCTCGCCCAGCATTCCGCCCGGAGACTCACGACGAAGCTCGCGCTCCACATTCATCCTCCATCAGCCGCGCGCGGGGATCCGGACTTCCCGCGTtccctgccgccgccgccgccgcggctcCGCCCCCGCCAGGCGGGGGGCATCCCGGGAAATGTAGTCCAGCCGCCCGAGGCATCGTGGGAGCTGTAGTCCGGCTGACGTCGGGTCAGGAAGGACAGTGAGAGGGCGGCGGGAGGATCGACACCTCCGTAGACTCTTGGGGTCGCGTGGAAGCTGAGCCCCATCCTCACCCCTGATCCCGGCCCCGCAGCCGCCCTTGGGGTGCGGTCTCCTGCGCTCGTACTGCCGCTAACCACTCACACGCTCAAAGCCTATCTGCGTGAGCGACTTTACTTGGGAGACACACTGCCTTcatataaaaggaaatgaagggatCTATGATCTAATACCCTTGAGTACTTGGATATGTGCATGTAATCAAACACGCCCCTTTTCACAGAGCCCGCGGAACAGCCGCGAATGCAGCCCCAGAGCCGTCGCGTTCAAGGACACAACCCCCCGTGTTTTGGGGGAAAAGGGGGGATGGATGTGTCTTCCAAAGTGAACAAAGTACTTCTTCCTCAGTGCGCACACAACGAACTCTTGAGGGCTTGGTGCACCCGGGCCTCAGACCTCTAAATGCCTGTCCTGTATCCACTGCTTTGAGGAACCAACACCTGCCATGCCTTAGAGGTTTCAGTCCCCACTACACAGCACATCCAGCCCCGGATGCAGGGTGATGAGACTAGTGTCCAAAGACCCCAGGGGAGGCCCGGAAAGAGTGTGAGGTGGCTGCATTTATTTTCTGTGGAAGTCAAAACAGACCCAATAGGGTAGAACTCTCAGCCAGTGGATGAACCATGAGGCCCACAGtggaggaagtgagagagggGATAGATGGGTCTGTGGGTCTAGGGAAGACTGCCCAGGACCGGTGATGAGGCTGCAAGGAGTGGGGGCAAGGGCAAGTCTGAGGAACTGCAGGAGATGGGAAGTTGGATCCAGGGAACCCTCTTCTCTTGGAAGGGTGAAGGGCTCTGCAGGTCCCTAGTTGGGTCTGGTGGGTGGGGAGCACAACAGGGAGGCCCTGAAACCAAAAGAGCTGCTTGGAGGGCAGGCTGCTGGAGTGTGAGGAGCACAGTGAGGGGTAAGTGGAGATGTGGTAGGGGTGAGAGAGCGAGGCCAACTGGGGTAGAGACTGGCTCAGCTCAATAGGCCAAGGGCAGAGACTGTGTTGGGGCTCCCCTTCCAATGTCAGCATTCACAAGACAGCCCAGAGAGGACCCCACTTCTCTATGCCT
Coding sequences within it:
- the TONSL gene encoding tonsoku-like protein isoform X4 — translated: MNVERELRQLSKAKAKAQRSGQLRDEAALSHQLGELLASHGRYAEALREHQHELQLLESIDDPLGCAVAHRKIGERLAELEDYSAALKHQHRYLELARSLSNHTELQRAWATIGRTYLDIYDHCQSQDALLQAQTAFEKSLAIVDEKLQGTLTKRELSEMRTRLYLNLGLTFESLQQMAPCNDYFRKSIFLAEQNRLYEDLFRARYNLGAIHWRRGQHSQAMRCLEGARECARALRKELMESDCCVLISQIFQDLGDFLAAKRALKKAYRLGFQKPLQKAAICRTLKYVLAVVQLQQQLQESEASDPQRAMGICEQLGDLFSKAGDFPKAAEAYQKQLYFAELLSRPGPELAVIHVSLAATLGDMKDHRRAVSHYEQELRLRGGDALEEAKTWLNIALSREEAGDAYELLAPCFQKALSCAQQAQRPQLQRQVLQHLHSVQLRLQPQEAPGTEARLQELSVPRDQEEDEDKEEEGDGDTPEASDVELSESEGDAEGWSQQPEEDEELRACLGRQTVNKWNRRNDVGETLLHRACIEGRLGRVQDLVRQGHPLNPRDYCGWTPLHEACNYGHLDIVRFLLDHGAVVDDPGGQGCEGITPLHDALNCGHFEVAELLIERGASVTLRTTKGHSPLETLQQWVRLYGKDLDSETREKAGAMERLLRAAPSGRAPHGSQAPHALPRNQLFDPEVSPPSSPCPGPPETSQARARVSLGQTVPAVTRPRRSRHKLASSSSSEGEDNPGPPRPNQKRPRHSVQPQQDKARTPGSTSNREAAAASAPWVGVRGVGSAQSCHLGSGPPWGPGEATLQRPALIPEEECLASDWLEDDSPLLHSRQDGHLPRSPGSGDSTGRSASGSGNKSSSRPRARARQSRLPRLRSCGALVRAGGDGSSAAEPPWSPDVSRASGPSGEKSPVAGQPSQGPSLPPPIRVRVRVQDSLFLIPVPHSREVHSVAWLADQAAQRYCQACGLLPRLVLRKEGALLAPQDPIPDVLQSNEEVLAEVTSWDLPPLADRYRRACQSLQQEEHQEVLQAMECQGSGPSFSACSLALRQTQLTPLLRALKLHAALRELHLAGNRLGDGCAAELLAALGTMPGLILLDLSSNHLGPEGLRQLATGLLGQTTLQMPST
- the TONSL gene encoding tonsoku-like protein isoform X1 — translated: MNVERELRQLSKAKAKAQRSGQLRDEAALSHQLGELLASHGRYAEALREHQHELQLLESIDDPLGCAVAHRKIGERLAELEDYSAALKHQHRYLELARSLSNHTELQRAWATIGRTYLDIYDHCQSQDALLQAQTAFEKSLAIVDEKLQGTLTKRELSEMRTRLYLNLGLTFESLQQMAPCNDYFRKSIFLAEQNRLYEDLFRARYNLGAIHWRRGQHSQAMRCLEGARECARALRKELMESDCCVLISQIFQDLGDFLAAKRALKKAYRLGFQKPLQKAAICRTLKYVLAVVQLQQQLQESEASDPQRAMGICEQLGDLFSKAGDFPKAAEAYQKQLYFAELLSRPGPELAVIHVSLAATLGDMKDHRRAVSHYEQELRLRGGDALEEAKTWLNIALSREEAGDAYELLAPCFQKALSCAQQAQRPQLQRQVLQHLHSVQLRLQPQEAPGTEARLQELSVPRDQEEDEDKEEEGDGDTPEASDVELSESEGDAEGWSQQPEEDEELRACLGRQTVNKWNRRNDVGETLLHRACIEGRLGRVQDLVRQGHPLNPRDYCGWTPLHEACNYGHLDIVRFLLDHGAVVDDPGGQGCEGITPLHDALNCGHFEVAELLIERGASVTLRTTKGHSPLETLQQWVRLYGKDLDSETREKAGAMERLLRAAPSGRAPHGSQAPHALPRNQLFDPEVSPPSSPCPGPPETSQARARVSLGQTVPAVTRPRRSRHKLASSSSSEGEDNPGPPRPNQKRPRHSVQPQQDKARTPGSTSNREAAAASAPWVGVRGVGSAQSCHLGSGPPWGPGEATLQRPALIPEEECLASDWLEDDSPLLHSRQDGHLPRSPGSGDSTGRSASGSGNKSSSRPRARARQSRLPRLRSCGALVRAGGDGSSAAEPPWSPDVSRASGPSGEKSPVAGQPSQGPSLPPPIRVRVRVQDSLFLIPVPHSREVHSVAWLADQAAQRYCQACGLLPRLVLRKEGALLAPQDPIPDVLQSNEEVLAEVTSWDLPPLADRYRRACQSLQQEEHQEVLQAMECQGSGPSFSACSLALRQTQLTPLLRALKLHAALRELHLAGNRLGDGCAAELLAALGTMPGLILLDLSSNHLGPEGLRQLATGLLGQTTLQNLEELDLSMNPLGDGSGQALAFILQACPSLSTLHLQACGFGPSFFLSHQAALGSAFQDAKHLKTLSLSYNILGTSALAQALRSLPAHTLQRLELSSVAASKSDSDLVEPVVRFLTKEGCALTHLSLSANHLGDKAVRELSRCLPLCPSLISLDLSANPEIGRVGLEELLSALQVRPQGLSFLGLSGCAVQGPLGLGLWDRITTQLQELQLCSRRLSTEDRDALRQLLPGQPGSACTLDRGPQLFYRRL